One window of the Carnobacterium maltaromaticum DSM 20342 genome contains the following:
- a CDS encoding cation-translocating P-type ATPase translates to MEQTKNSIYSSDISKKLEVNVNRGLSNEDVQQRLLKYGKNELVGIKEKTLWDHLLHSLKDITIIILLVATGISTYVAFTSHPDDFTEPVVIFLIVLLNIFLGIREQVKAEKSTKALKSFHVQEAKVVRDGKLGLYETGELVPGDIIQLETGDKVPADAVILDEMNLFVDESLLTGESEPAAKDSSYQPSGNEGIGDRKDKLFSGSLVVSGKATAIVVETGMTTEIGKISSLLETETTLAPIQIRMQKLGKVLSIVALLAALSAVGIGWVRGETVPELLMIAISLAVAAIPEVLPVVVTISLSYGISTMAKKNAIIRTPTAVETIGHVSVICSDKTGTLTQNKMEVEKIWAGSEAAKSVKHELNQTEKELIKYFYLASSANQNQKIGNPTELAILDLALQEIEDKQALEQNYQKIHEIPFDSSRKRMTVVYQTVEGYLSLTKGAFDRLDLALKNKEEDEKIKAVHDEFANQALRVLGLGVKKFKQLPADLSDEFLESNLEFAGFVGIIDPPRKESYAAVKKASEAGIKTIMITGDHLITAKRIAEDIGILKAGLKVMDGTELASLTDQQLEQVIDEYRVFARTSPEDKIRIVKALQNKNEIVAMTGDGVNDAPALKAADVGIAMGSGTDVAKEAADMILVDDNFSTIVAAVQEGRRVYSNIRKSIYAMLGCNLSAVMIVLISLLMGWGAPVTAIQLLIIKVVADGIPGFSLCVEKSESESMKQPPVVNGTSIFHDGLLKKIGTISLVFTVVTLIAIYIGKFVSFNGRVTPSLEIAQSMTFVVLGLTTIVHMYNCRSRHSVFKTNFFSNKLLVTTTISGAMIIILLPMIPFTATIFGLVPLSSYHWLVIGILSMIPLIFIEIQKGMNRFGRL, encoded by the coding sequence ATGGAACAGACAAAGAATAGTATTTACAGTAGCGATATAAGCAAAAAATTAGAGGTGAACGTGAACCGAGGACTTTCAAATGAGGATGTCCAGCAACGTTTGTTGAAGTATGGAAAAAATGAATTAGTCGGCATCAAGGAAAAAACGCTTTGGGATCATCTTCTACATTCCTTAAAAGATATCACCATCATCATTCTGTTGGTAGCTACAGGAATATCCACATATGTGGCATTTACTTCACATCCAGATGATTTTACTGAACCTGTCGTGATTTTTTTGATTGTTCTTTTGAATATTTTCTTAGGAATTAGAGAACAAGTAAAAGCTGAAAAATCAACAAAAGCGTTAAAAAGTTTTCATGTCCAAGAAGCTAAGGTAGTCCGTGATGGTAAATTAGGACTTTATGAAACGGGCGAATTGGTGCCAGGAGATATTATTCAGCTAGAGACTGGTGATAAAGTCCCCGCAGATGCAGTCATTCTTGACGAGATGAATTTGTTTGTAGATGAATCATTATTAACGGGGGAAAGTGAGCCAGCCGCAAAGGATAGTAGCTATCAACCAAGTGGAAATGAAGGCATTGGCGATCGGAAAGATAAGCTGTTTTCTGGATCGTTAGTTGTTAGTGGGAAAGCGACGGCTATTGTGGTGGAAACCGGTATGACTACCGAAATCGGGAAAATATCAAGTCTTTTAGAAACGGAAACCACCTTAGCACCGATTCAAATTAGAATGCAAAAATTAGGAAAAGTATTGAGTATTGTTGCGTTGTTAGCAGCGTTAAGTGCAGTTGGGATTGGTTGGGTACGCGGGGAAACGGTCCCAGAATTGTTAATGATTGCAATTTCTCTGGCAGTTGCGGCAATTCCAGAAGTATTACCAGTAGTTGTGACAATTTCACTGTCTTATGGAATTAGTACCATGGCTAAAAAGAATGCGATTATCCGAACGCCAACAGCAGTTGAAACTATTGGACATGTTTCTGTGATTTGTTCAGATAAGACCGGTACATTAACGCAAAATAAGATGGAAGTCGAAAAAATTTGGGCTGGGTCGGAAGCCGCTAAATCTGTTAAGCATGAATTAAATCAAACAGAAAAAGAATTAATTAAGTATTTTTATTTAGCCAGTTCAGCCAATCAAAACCAAAAAATAGGGAACCCGACTGAATTAGCTATCTTAGATTTAGCATTACAAGAAATAGAAGATAAACAAGCTTTAGAACAAAACTACCAGAAAATTCATGAAATTCCTTTTGATTCTTCTAGGAAACGAATGACCGTTGTTTATCAAACGGTCGAAGGCTATCTTTCTTTGACAAAAGGAGCTTTTGACCGCTTGGATCTGGCATTAAAGAATAAGGAGGAAGACGAAAAAATAAAAGCCGTTCACGATGAATTTGCGAATCAAGCGTTAAGGGTCTTAGGTTTAGGAGTGAAAAAATTCAAGCAACTGCCAGCCGATTTATCAGATGAGTTTCTTGAAAGCAACTTGGAATTTGCCGGTTTTGTCGGCATCATTGATCCCCCAAGAAAAGAAAGCTATGCTGCAGTCAAAAAAGCTTCTGAAGCTGGGATTAAGACGATTATGATTACAGGTGACCATTTGATTACGGCTAAAAGAATTGCCGAAGATATTGGGATTTTAAAGGCTGGTTTGAAAGTCATGGACGGAACGGAATTAGCAAGCTTAACGGACCAACAATTAGAGCAGGTAATTGATGAGTATCGCGTATTTGCCAGAACGTCTCCAGAAGACAAAATTAGAATTGTAAAAGCTTTGCAAAATAAAAATGAAATTGTCGCTATGACAGGTGATGGCGTCAATGATGCACCTGCCTTAAAAGCTGCAGATGTTGGGATTGCCATGGGAAGTGGTACTGATGTAGCCAAAGAAGCTGCTGATATGATTTTAGTAGATGATAACTTTTCAACGATTGTAGCAGCGGTCCAAGAAGGCAGACGTGTCTATAGCAATATTCGGAAATCAATCTATGCCATGTTAGGCTGCAACCTTTCTGCTGTTATGATTGTGTTGATTTCGTTGCTAATGGGTTGGGGCGCGCCAGTAACCGCTATTCAGTTATTGATTATCAAAGTGGTTGCAGATGGAATTCCAGGGTTCAGTCTATGTGTTGAAAAATCTGAGTCTGAAAGCATGAAGCAACCACCTGTTGTAAATGGTACGAGTATTTTTCATGATGGATTGCTTAAAAAAATTGGTACGATTTCGCTTGTATTTACAGTCGTCACTCTGATTGCTATTTATATTGGAAAATTCGTGAGTTTTAATGGGAGAGTGACCCCTAGTCTAGAAATAGCTCAGTCCATGACTTTCGTTGTTTTAGGATTAACGACCATTGTGCATATGTATAACTGTAGAAGCAGACATTCGGTTTTTAAGACGAATTTTTTCAGCAATAAACTTTTAGTCACTACGACGATTAGTGGAGCGATGATCATTATTCTATTGCCGATGATTCCATTTACAGCTACTATTTTTGGATTAGTTCCACTTAGTAGCTATCATTGGCTGGTAATAGGTATCTTATCAATGATTCCTTTAATCTTTATTGAAATCCAAAAAGGCATGAATCGTTTTGGGCGTTTATAA
- the serS gene encoding serine--tRNA ligase — MLDIKKLRSDFATVEAKLATRGVKKELLENFVELDEKRRELIVKAEKLKKYRNTVSGDIALLKRNKENADDKIKEMREVGDEIKVLDDELVAIDTALSEIAATLPNLPHDSVPVGADEDENVELRRWSTPKTFDFEPKAHWDIAEELDILDFERGAKVAGSRFVYYKGLGARLERAIYNFMLDLHTGEHGYQEMITPYMANAKSMYGTGQFPKFKEDVFQIENEDLTMISTAEITLTNYYRDEILADEQLPIYFTALSPSFRSEAGSAGRDTRGLIRLHQFNKVEMVKFSKPENSYDELEKMTANAEAVLQKLDLPYRVLSLCTGDMGFSAAKTYDLEVWIPAQDVYREISSCSNCEDFQARRAMIRYRNEETGKPEHVHTLNGSGLAVGRTFAAILENYQQADGSVKIPDVLIPYMGGVTEITKAK; from the coding sequence ATGTTAGATATCAAAAAATTAAGAAGCGATTTTGCAACAGTAGAAGCTAAATTAGCTACTCGTGGAGTGAAAAAAGAACTTTTAGAAAATTTTGTTGAATTAGATGAAAAACGTCGAGAGTTAATTGTAAAAGCTGAAAAGTTGAAAAAATACCGAAATACGGTTTCTGGAGATATTGCTTTATTAAAGCGTAACAAAGAAAATGCCGATGATAAAATTAAAGAAATGCGTGAAGTTGGAGATGAAATCAAAGTCTTAGATGATGAATTAGTTGCAATTGATACAGCTTTATCAGAAATTGCCGCAACATTACCTAATCTTCCACATGATTCAGTTCCGGTTGGAGCAGATGAAGACGAGAATGTTGAATTACGCCGTTGGAGTACGCCTAAAACCTTCGATTTTGAACCTAAAGCGCATTGGGATATTGCTGAAGAACTAGATATTTTAGACTTTGAACGTGGCGCGAAAGTTGCCGGCAGTCGTTTCGTTTATTATAAAGGTCTAGGTGCTCGTTTAGAACGTGCAATCTATAACTTTATGCTAGATTTACACACAGGAGAACATGGCTACCAAGAAATGATTACTCCTTATATGGCAAATGCAAAATCTATGTACGGAACAGGTCAATTCCCTAAATTTAAAGAAGATGTTTTCCAAATTGAAAACGAAGATTTAACGATGATTTCAACTGCTGAAATTACCTTAACGAACTACTATCGTGATGAAATCTTAGCAGATGAACAATTGCCGATTTATTTCACGGCATTAAGTCCATCATTTAGATCAGAAGCTGGGAGTGCAGGACGAGATACTCGTGGGTTGATTCGCTTGCATCAATTTAACAAAGTTGAAATGGTTAAATTTAGTAAACCAGAAAATTCATATGATGAGTTAGAAAAAATGACGGCTAATGCTGAAGCTGTTTTACAAAAACTAGACTTACCTTATCGTGTTTTATCACTATGTACAGGAGATATGGGCTTTTCAGCAGCCAAAACCTATGATTTAGAAGTTTGGATTCCAGCCCAAGATGTCTATCGTGAAATCAGTTCATGTTCAAATTGTGAAGATTTCCAAGCACGTCGCGCCATGATTCGTTACCGCAATGAAGAAACAGGTAAACCAGAACATGTTCATACTTTAAATGGTTCAGGTTTAGCAGTTGGGCGGACATTTGCAGCTATTTTAGAAAATTACCAACAAGCAGATGGTTCTGTAAAAATTCCAGACGTTTTAATTCCATACATGGGTGGCGTTACTGAAATCACAAAAGCAAAATAA
- the msrA gene encoding peptide-methionine (S)-S-oxide reductase MsrA, whose product MTENHEEKAIFAGGCFWCMVKPFDTQPGIKSVVAGYTGGHTVNPTYEEVCSETTGHTEAVEITFDPTIFSYQKLVEIYWQQTDPTDASGQFADRGSSYRPAIFYLTEEQREIAEASKKTLAESGRFKQPIVTEIVPAMPFYPAETYHQDYYQKNPMHYNRYRQGSGRAGFIEKAWK is encoded by the coding sequence ATGACAGAAAATCATGAAGAAAAAGCCATTTTTGCAGGAGGCTGTTTTTGGTGTATGGTGAAACCATTTGATACACAACCAGGAATAAAATCTGTTGTTGCCGGTTATACAGGCGGACATACAGTAAATCCAACATACGAAGAAGTTTGTAGCGAAACAACGGGTCACACAGAAGCTGTTGAAATCACATTTGATCCAACGATTTTCAGCTATCAAAAATTAGTAGAAATTTATTGGCAACAAACCGATCCAACAGATGCTAGTGGACAATTTGCCGATCGAGGTTCATCTTATCGTCCTGCGATTTTTTATTTAACAGAAGAGCAACGTGAAATAGCCGAAGCCTCTAAAAAAACATTAGCTGAAAGTGGCCGTTTCAAACAACCGATTGTCACTGAAATTGTGCCAGCAATGCCTTTTTATCCTGCCGAAACGTACCATCAAGATTATTACCAAAAAAATCCGATGCACTACAATCGCTATCGTCAGGGATCAGGTAGAGCTGGGTTTATTGAAAAAGCATGGAAATAA
- a CDS encoding helix-turn-helix domain-containing protein — protein sequence MKRLLDPNFIPILSLLKQLNKDYPSRSITFFSEQLKLDRRTILKTIHTLQLDISRNHWENMLTIEIIDKSVYTTISPFFSIEVFFSHYMSESFAVRLFLSLFKYPSDSIDEICEYLYVSKATFYRRIKYSKEVLDDFNLSLDFTDSKNKLVGSETQIRYFFSTLFWEVFRSFPYSETSSSNKEKKELKFLTSGKNLTIPFILAIELQLQIALTRIEQGYVLSSSPDYSLPEAAIFNFSYSDFKKLVSPDFSDYSLAPSELEAEMDTLYFSFTTCNIYSPNISKELSLSSMPWSSPIMTTVQKFISYASEYFQVSFANKDYVYLVLNLYVLYLKKNFYTGGSLSVGFNSLEEAMYSDDGYLLDQVNPFFHFLSQKEPELHVDKSQKFYFTLLLRRVILQALPPVNVLVCSKISTEENSWVEKRIAEICPIPIQFHQGWNPNLDLIISDFPLPKKFISDNPDIYFPWLDFPNFTEWVPLVKKLLKIYFKNLS from the coding sequence ATGAAAAGATTACTAGACCCCAATTTTATTCCTATTTTATCTTTGTTAAAACAACTAAATAAAGACTATCCATCAAGGTCAATTACCTTTTTTTCAGAACAGCTTAAACTAGATCGTAGAACTATTTTAAAAACAATTCATACTTTACAACTGGATATTTCACGCAACCATTGGGAAAATATGCTTACTATTGAAATCATTGATAAAAGTGTATATACAACAATTAGCCCCTTTTTTTCTATTGAAGTTTTTTTCTCTCATTATATGTCAGAAAGTTTTGCTGTTAGACTTTTCCTTAGCTTGTTTAAATATCCTTCTGATAGTATTGATGAAATATGTGAATACCTTTATGTTAGCAAAGCCACTTTCTATCGTCGGATTAAATACTCAAAAGAAGTACTAGATGATTTTAATTTAAGCCTAGATTTCACTGATTCTAAAAATAAATTAGTTGGATCAGAAACACAAATTCGTTATTTCTTCTCCACTCTTTTTTGGGAAGTGTTCCGTTCATTTCCTTATTCTGAAACAAGTTCTAGCAATAAAGAAAAAAAAGAACTTAAATTTCTAACCTCTGGAAAAAACTTAACAATCCCTTTTATTTTGGCTATAGAATTACAGCTTCAAATTGCTTTAACCAGAATTGAGCAAGGATACGTACTTAGTTCTAGTCCGGACTATAGTCTTCCTGAAGCAGCCATTTTCAACTTTTCTTATTCGGACTTTAAAAAACTGGTCTCTCCTGATTTTTCTGATTATTCTCTTGCTCCATCTGAGCTTGAAGCTGAGATGGATACTCTTTACTTTAGTTTTACGACATGTAATATCTATTCACCAAATATAAGTAAAGAACTTTCATTAAGTAGCATGCCTTGGTCTTCCCCTATTATGACGACAGTTCAAAAATTTATTTCCTATGCTTCCGAATATTTCCAGGTAAGTTTTGCAAATAAAGACTACGTTTATTTAGTTCTTAATCTATATGTATTGTATTTAAAAAAAAATTTTTATACAGGTGGCAGTCTTTCAGTTGGATTCAACTCTTTGGAAGAAGCTATGTATTCCGATGATGGTTACTTGTTAGACCAAGTCAACCCATTTTTTCATTTTCTCAGTCAAAAAGAGCCCGAATTACATGTAGATAAATCCCAAAAATTCTATTTTACTCTTTTACTTCGAAGGGTTATTTTACAGGCTTTACCACCTGTTAACGTTCTTGTTTGTTCAAAAATAAGCACGGAAGAAAACTCTTGGGTAGAAAAACGAATTGCAGAAATATGCCCAATTCCAATTCAATTTCATCAAGGATGGAATCCTAACTTAGACTTAATCATTTCTGATTTCCCTTTACCTAAAAAATTCATCTCAGATAACCCAGATATTTACTTCCCATGGTTAGACTTTCCTAACTTCACAGAATGGGTCCCGCTAGTCAAAAAATTATTGAAAATATACTTCAAAAACCTATCTTAA
- a CDS encoding serine hydrolase, giving the protein MKKNNKLTLVFALILAVGTVFPSLLIGGKEAFAAEAPTINAAAAFAIEPKTGKVLLNQNGDAQLGIASMTKMITEYLVLEAIKEGKLTWDQKLSIDDYSYNVSQNNELSNVPLRKDSQYTVKELFEAMAIYSANAAAITLATAVSGSEPAFVDAMREKVKSWGAKDFYLVNATGLTNSDLHGNIYPGSADTDENTMTARDMAIVAQHLLNDFPEVLDTAKIPTMDFRKGTEDEIHMENWNWMLPGLIYGRDNVDGLKTGTTDIAGACFTGTAEENGMRVITVVMNAGDGETNKGARFEATSQIMDYAFANWEMKDIVKKGDSNKALKPLTVDKGKEDSVKLIIDEDLKMLVQKDTDVKNLNVTFTMKDGLLTSDNKIEAPVKKGLEVGTAQIVPANDTLGYVDGSQGKTVKVVTENAVEKAGFFSLMGRNISEFFSNLF; this is encoded by the coding sequence ATGAAAAAAAATAACAAATTAACACTCGTTTTCGCGCTTATTTTAGCGGTGGGAACTGTTTTTCCAAGCCTATTAATCGGTGGAAAAGAAGCTTTTGCAGCTGAAGCACCAACTATTAATGCGGCAGCAGCATTTGCAATTGAGCCTAAGACTGGTAAAGTTCTATTAAACCAAAATGGGGATGCTCAATTGGGAATTGCTTCAATGACTAAAATGATTACAGAATATTTGGTTTTAGAAGCGATTAAAGAAGGTAAATTAACTTGGGATCAAAAACTGTCAATTGATGACTACTCTTACAATGTTAGTCAAAATAATGAATTATCTAATGTTCCATTGCGTAAAGATTCGCAATATACGGTAAAAGAATTGTTTGAAGCTATGGCTATCTATTCAGCAAATGCAGCAGCAATTACATTGGCTACGGCTGTTTCGGGTAGTGAGCCAGCTTTTGTTGATGCAATGCGTGAAAAAGTTAAATCGTGGGGCGCTAAAGATTTTTATTTAGTGAATGCAACTGGTTTAACAAATAGTGATTTACATGGCAATATTTACCCTGGAAGTGCAGATACAGATGAAAATACGATGACTGCTCGGGATATGGCGATTGTTGCTCAACATTTGTTGAACGATTTTCCAGAAGTTCTAGATACTGCCAAAATTCCAACAATGGATTTTAGAAAAGGTACAGAAGACGAAATCCACATGGAAAACTGGAACTGGATGTTACCTGGTTTGATTTATGGTCGTGATAATGTCGATGGCTTAAAGACTGGAACGACTGATATTGCTGGAGCTTGTTTTACTGGAACTGCTGAAGAAAATGGAATGCGTGTTATCACTGTTGTTATGAACGCTGGTGATGGCGAAACGAATAAAGGTGCTCGTTTTGAAGCAACCTCTCAAATCATGGATTATGCATTTGCTAATTGGGAAATGAAAGATATCGTGAAAAAAGGCGATTCAAACAAAGCTTTAAAACCTTTAACAGTTGATAAAGGTAAAGAAGATAGTGTGAAATTGATTATCGATGAAGATTTAAAAATGTTAGTCCAAAAAGATACAGACGTTAAAAATTTAAATGTTACGTTTACAATGAAAGACGGTCTTTTAACAAGCGACAATAAAATTGAAGCACCTGTTAAAAAAGGTCTAGAAGTGGGTACTGCACAAATTGTACCTGCTAACGATACTCTAGGCTACGTTGACGGTTCACAAGGGAAAACAGTTAAAGTTGTGACTGAAAATGCAGTTGAAAAAGCTGGGTTCTTCTCATTAATGGGACGTAACATCAGCGAATTCTTCAGCAATTTATTTTAA